A stretch of DNA from Lycium ferocissimum isolate CSIRO_LF1 chromosome 4, AGI_CSIRO_Lferr_CH_V1, whole genome shotgun sequence:
TTTTCCTGTTCCCATCCATTTATCCCACCAGATGTTAGAATTGCCTTTATTGATCTTCCAGTGGATTAGATGATCCACTTTGTCTCTAATCTTCATGAGTCTTCTCCATGTATGTGAATGAGCATAGTTCCACTTTCTAGCCATCGGGTGAATTCTCATAGAATATTTGGCCTTCATAAACTTGGTCCATAAGGACTCGGCTGTTCTGAATGTCCACCATAGCTTAGCAGAGAAGGATTCTGCAATTTCTTGCAAAGATCTTACGCCAATGCCCCCTTCATCTGTAGGCAGACAAAAATTAGACCAGGTAGACCAATGATATTTATACTTACCATCACCTTTGTCCCCGAAAAGGTTAGCAAAGATACTTTctatttgtttaaaaatagtttttggaGGCATGCATATTGAAAGTAAATGGACCGGAATAGCACTAAGTACATGCTTAATGAGAATAATTTTACCACCATTTGACAGTGTTTTACACTGCCAAGAATCCAGTTTTTGGAGAATTTTGGTTGCCATGAAACTAAAATATTGAATGTTTTTCCTTCccacgaaaattgggcagcctAAGTAAGTAATGGGGAAATTGGCTCTTTGGAAATTTAGGATGCCTGCCACAATATTCACTCTCTTAGAAGAAATCGAGTCATCCATCAGAAAACAGCTCTTTCCCTCGTTGATCATTTGACCAGAGTTCTCCTGGTAATCTTTTAggcacttcatgattttcataaGAGTATAGGATTTTCCAGAAGAAAATATAATGATGTCATCAGCGTATGAGAGGTGGTTTATCGACGGGCCATTGGTAGGCATATTGAATCCATTGAATTTTTTATCCTCGTACAGCTTATTGAGCAACCTTGATAGCACTTCTGACGCAATGATGAAGAGACTAGGCAAGATTGGGTCACCTTGTTTAACCCCCCTCTGAGATTTGAAGAAACCATTTCTTTTACCATTAATACAAATAGTATACCAGGCATTGGACATCAGATTCCAAATGATGAAAATCTAGTGCTCATTGAAGCCCATTCTCCTCATAACAGCACAAATGAAATTCCAGGAAATCCTGTCATAAGCCTTGCTCATGTCCAGCTTTATCACCACATTCCCTCCTTTGTTAGGCTTTTTTATATCGTGAACAATTTCTTGTGCTAGGAGTACATTCTCACCTATGGCCCTTCCTTTCATAAAGCCACTTTGATTAGAGGAGATAATCTTAGGAAGGATCTTGGAAAGCTTGTTATTAAGAACTTTAGAAATAATCTTGTGAGTCACGTTGCTGAGGCTAATTGGCCTGAACTCTGAGAATTCCTGAGGATGCTGGTATTTGGGTATCAGAATAAGACATGTGCTGGTGAAGTACTTAGGCATGGGTGTGCCATTGTACACCGCCTTCACCATGCTGACCAAGTCATGCTCAACTATACTCCAACACTTCTGGAAAAATAGGCTGGAAAAACCATCAGGTCCTGCAGAGCTATTAGGATCAATGTCAAAAGTGGCATCTTTAACCTCTTTGCTAGATATTTCCTCTTTGAGCATCTGGTTGTCCTCACAGGTGACAAGATTAGGAATGCGATCCGGAGATGCGAGGTCAATGTAAGTGTGATTTTGGGAAAAGAGGTTCGGTAGAAGTCAATAGCGGCTTTTAGCaatattctcttcttcttctagcCATTCCTCACCACATTTAATTCTTTGGATCCTCATATGGTGCTTTCTTCCCCTTACCACCGAGTGGAAGAATTTAGTATTTTCGTCACCCTCTAGTTGCCACTCGAGGTGGGCTTTCTGTCTCCAATAAGCGTCCACCTTTTTATGATGAAGAACCAAATCAGCCTTAGCCTTATTTAGAAGCATTCTGTCAGTTTGGTCTAAAGTATTCATATACTTCTCCTCACATTGAGAGACAAACTCCTCCAATTGATTAGCTTTAATGAATATGTCACCGATCTTATTTCTTGACCACTCACTGAGGGCTTTGCTCACTCTTTTCATTTTCTGCTGAATTGACCAAAATATATTACCATCGATAGTCTTATTCCAATGCTCTTTGACGATATCTTGAAAATCTTCCTGATCGACCCAGAAATTCAGAAATTTAAAGTATTTGATAGCGTCTGTGGGATGATTTTGTAGAGTAATAAGTAAGGGGCAATGATCGGAGCTGACCCTAGCAAGATGTTGGACATAGATGGAGGAGAACATAGAtcccatatcatcattagcaaccaATCTGTCTAATCTTTTCCAGATGATATCCTCCATTTTCCTTTCATTGCACCAAGTAAAAGCGTTTCCACTATAACCCATGTCAGCAAGCCCATAGTCAGTCAGACATTCTATGAAATTCAGACTTTTGCTCAGTTTATAGGCCGTGCCTCCAAGTTTCTCTTCAGGACCTAAGATACTGTTAAAGTCCCCACAAACCATCCAAGGATTACTGATAGTAGAGGCAAAAGCTCTCATGTGATCCCAAAGCTGTTCTCTAGCCCGAGATCTAGATTTAGCATAAACCACCGATAGATAAATAAAAGAGTTATTACTAGAGTTATGAATTTTGCAAGTGAGCATCTGATCATCATTAGCATACACCTCACAGATCAGGTCAGTACtccaaaaaatccaaattttatgACTGCTGTTTACTGCACATCCCTGCATTCCCAACGATTGTCTATAATTATCAATCTGTTCCTCTTTGCTAAAAGGCTCTTGTAAGGCTACAAACGATATTTTGAACTGTCTTATAAAACTTTTGAGTCTCTCCGTTGCTGCTTGGGACTTTATGCCCCTGATGTTCCAGTTAAGGACCTTAAACATTAAGATTCCTActggactttttttttaagtcatTCTTTCGACTCCTAGTGGTAGGAGCCTTCTGGACATGTTTACTATTCTGCTGGTTCAAGCTGGGGATGAAATCAGGGTCTTTATCCATACCATGATCACCTTTATTATCTGTggcctccttcttttttttgctgGTGATGACATGCTGAatttcctcctcttcttctagAGATTCATCTAATGATTCATCTGAAGTATTCTCCTCAGTGGAGTCTCCCTCTGCCCATTCATCAGGTGGCGTTTCTTTCTCATTGTTCTCTTCCCCAGTGATTAGTAGTTGTTCAGGGTCATCTAGAGCATTAAATCTATTCTTTGATAGGTTGGGATTATCTACCTCGTTAGGATAACTCATAATCCTGCTGCTCTGCCCTATCTcagtatttttcttttcttttctctgtgAGTTTCTTTTGCCTTTGCTACTGACTGTTTGCCATTCGTCTTGGTGGATAACCACTTGCAGATCGTTGGGGTTCATGATGGcataagaaataattttaggagCTGCAACTGGTGACGCTTGGGCCCCACTTCGCGTTGCACTCGCCACTCGGTTCAGTAGTAGAGCTTCCTGTATAGTTCCTGCATCAGATTCTCTGTCCATGAGCAGATTGGCTGCCCCGTCATGATCTTTACTTAGAGGTACACTCTCATTCTCTTCACGATCTTTACTCAGCAGATCACTCTCTTCTTGGTTCAGAGTTTGATTTTCCAGGTCTGTCACCACATTGATAGGATTTTCTGAGCCATTCTCTATGCGTATCATTTGGTCCTTTGCTCCGTCCTGATCTTGCGTAATCTTTTCCTTATCAGAGTTGTTTGAAAAAGCATCATGTACCACATCTGCTGTCTTATCCAAGACTAGATTATTTTCATTAGGCtgcttgttgatgttagtgGCAGGA
This window harbors:
- the LOC132053847 gene encoding uncharacterized protein LOC132053847, which codes for MSNAWYTICINGKRNGFFKSQRGVKQGDPILPSLFIIASEVLSRLLNKLYEDKKFNGFNMPTNGPSINHLSYADDIIIFSSGKSYTLMKIMKCLKDYQENSGQMINEGKSCFLMDDSISSKRVNIVAGILNFQRANFPITYLGCPIFVGRKNIQYFSFMATKILQKLDSWQCKTLSNGGKIILIKHVLSAIPVHLLSICMPPKTIFKQIESIFANLFGDKGDDEGGIGVRSLQEIAESFSAKLWWTFRTAESLWTKFMKAKYSMRIHPMARKWNYAHSHTWRRLMKIRDKVDHLIHWKINKGNSNIWWDKWMGTGKLARLNTNTSINSPLHQYIHHKEWDTNKLLKNFPLEMVNNIQNIKIHSLDHRDIPIWTPTCDGKFTCKSAWNAMREPNHTSLVWSSGDPGTPVP